A region of the Candidatus Brocadia sp. genome:
AAATGCGCTGACACAGGGGAAATTCTTTCAACCATTCGTTCCTTTGGAGGATACGCAACGGAGTCTCTATTTGGGATTTGATAGGCCATTAACAGGTGGACCAATTCGCATATTCTTTGCCGCTAAGGAACTCCCCTTTACTGAGGAGATGAAGCCAAAATTGGAATGGACATATAGCGCCAAGACGGATTGGAAGGTATTAAGTTATCTTGACGACACTGAGGGCTTGATTATGGCGGATATCCTGGAATTTATAGGGACTGAAGATCTTTCCGCCCAGTCCAGATTTGGTAGTTATCTCTACTGGATAAAAGGAAGCCTCACCGAAGGTGAATATGAAGAGTCTCCTCTTTTGGATGGCATCTATCTCAATACAACGTGGGCATTGCAGGCAGGAACCATTAAGGATGAGATCCTTGGCTCAAGCGACGGAGAACCTAATCAGATCTTTTCATTTCAAAAATTTCCTGTTTTGGAAGGACAGGCGATAAGGGTGCGTGAGACCATTTCAGAAGAGGAGAAGCAAGACCTCATTATCTCATTGGGAGAGAATGCAATATTTGAGGTAAAGGATGAAAGAGGGAATGTGACCGAAACCTGGGTTTTATGGAAAGAAGTTCCAGACTTCTTTGATTCCGGGGAAAAGGATCGGCATTACACCCTTGATCGTGCCACGGGACAAATCCAGTTTGGTGATGGGACCAACGGCATGATACCCCCGGGTGGGGATAACAATATTAAGGCATTTTCATATCAGGCAGGCGGTGGGAAGCAGGGAAATGTAAAGGCGGGGGAGATTAAGACGCTCAAATCAGCTGTTCCTGGCGTTGACAAGGCATCAAATCCTGTGGTTGCTGATGGAGGTGCAGATACAGCAACGCTTGATCAGATGCTGGAGATAGGGCCAGCAATGATAAGCCATCGAAGCCGGGCAGTAACTGCGGAGGATTTCGAGTGGCTGGCAAAGGAGGCATCGAGAAAAGTGGTCAAAGTCAGATGCCTTCCTAACATCAACAATAGAATGGAGACAGAGGTCGGTTGGGTCACGGTAATCATTGTTCCAGATTCCCTTGAAGATAAGCCATTTCCATCCATGGAATTAAGGAGAAAAGTACGTAAATATCTCGAAGCCCACTGTGCCAATACGCTTGCCTCCATGCAACGTATCCATGTAAAGGGGCCTTCCTATGTGGAGATTGACGTTTCAGCGGATGTATTTGTTGTATCGATAGATGTTGCTTCCGAAGTAGAGCGACAAGTCCGGGCAAAACTGGACGAATTCTTCCATCCATTAACAGGCGGTCCGGAAGGGAACGGCTGGGACTTTGGACGGGATGTCTCAGCCTCCGATATCTATGCATTCTTAGAAAATATTGAAGGTGTTGATCATGTGGAAAACCTCACATTTACTTATAACGGAACTACCGGTGCAGATGTCGTGGAGATTGAGCAGGACTATCTGGTAGCTACTGGAACACACAGGATAAACATTCAACTAACACAAATGTATTAAGTAAAGTGTCATTGTGAGAAGTCCCGATTTAACGGGACGACGAAGCAATCTAATAAGGTTGCCACGCTCCTTTCAGTCGCTCGCAATGACAATGTAAGGATATTTAATACGTTTGTTTTAATACATGGAGGACAAAGAGATTATGGGTCTACCTATTCCCAATCTGGATGATAAAACCTTTGATGAATTAGCCCAGGAGGCACGTTCGCTAATAGCCCGATATACACCTGAGTGGACCGACCACAATGTCCACGACCCGGGAATTACCTTTATTGATCTCTTTTCCTGGCTGGCAGAGATGCAGATATACCAGTTGAACCGGGTGACAGAGAAAAATTATGAAAAATTTCTCAAACTTGTAGGATTTCAACCACTTCCTGCCCGGCCAGCCGGAGTAGATATTACATTTGAAAAGATCACGCAAGAGGAAACTATTAAAGCAGGTACTCAGGTGGTTACCGGGGTGAGTGAAGAAAAAATAGTGTTTGAGACTGAGGAGGATTTCACATTAATACAGTTAAATCTCAAATCAATAATTACTAAATACGATTCAAAGACCATCGATAATACTGAGGCAAATAAGAAAGACGGGATTTATTTCGCTCCCTTCGGTGAAACACCAGTAGAAGGGGCAACACTAGAATTAGGATTTAATAATCCTCTTCCGGGAGAAAAAGAGATTCAAATTATTTTTGTTCTTCCTGATGAAGGTATCTGTTCTGTGGGAAGTCATGGAGATGAACAATCAAAAATAATTCTCTCAGTAGACCTGAAATGGGAATATTGGGATGGTGGAAGATGGGATGCCCTGAGTATCAAAAAAGACACCACATTGGCTTTAACCGGGAGTGGAAGAATCGTTCTTATTGGGCCACCTTCTATGGATAAGAAAGATAGTCTCTATTGGATACGCTGCAGACTTGTCAGCGGGCACTATGAGATATCACCCCGGATTGAACAAATACTCCTTAATACAATTTCAGCCATTCAGATTGAGACAGTAAAAGAAGAGGACCTGGGGACAGGTAGTGGAAATCCGGAACAAAAAATAGTGTTAAAGAAAATCAATGTGGCTAAAGGAAGTCAAACAATTCAGGTTCAGAGAGAAGATGGTGAATGGGAGGATTGTAAAGCGGTGGAAGATTTTGAGTCCTCAGGTCCAGATGACCTGCACTACATGTTTGATTCAGAAAAAGGGGAGATTATCTTTGGCAATGGCTTAAATGGTAGAATTCCCTTCAAATCGCAGAGAATCAGAGCCTCTTATAAAACTACTTTGGGCCAAAAAGGGAATATCCCGAAGGGACAAAATTTTCAGATCGTAGGGCTTATGGGGATTACGGGAGAAAACTTGAAAGAGGCAACAGGGGGTAAGGCTGCCGAATCCATTGAATACGCAAAGACAAGGGCTAAGAAGGATTTTAGGATTCCTTATCGTGCTATTACCTCAGCCGATTATGAAGAGTTAGCTCTTTCAACTCCTGGATTGAGGGTAGCAAGAGCAAAGGCGATACCCAATTATAACCCTGATTATCCATGTATCTCAAATTTCCCGGGTTCGGTTACTGTCGTTGTGGTTCCCTGCGTGAGGGAGGATACAATTACTCCTGTGCCGGGAGGGGGATTTATTCAAACTGTTTTGAACCATCTGAATATCCACCGTCTGGTAACAACCGATGTATATGTTATCGGACCAGAATATGTAAAGGTTTCTGTTGTAGGTAAAGTTCGCATAAAGAAAAAAAGTAGTCCAACGGAGGTATCAAATCGTATCCAGAAGGCACTTAGAGATTTTTTAAATCCTTTAAAAAGGAGTCAGGATCAAAATGAATGGCCCTTTGGCCGCTCAGTCTATCCATCAGAGATATACCAGATAATAGACAAAGTAGAAGGTGTGGATTACGCAATCGATGTTTCCCTTAGTGCCGGGGGGCAATATCAGGAAGCCGAGGGCATTATCGAGATTCCTCCGGTTGCGTTGGTATATTCCGGTATTCATGAAGTGGAAATTATATGAATAGAATCTAATTATAAACTCTTTGTTTGTCATTCCTGCGGAAGCAGGAATCCAGAATATTTTGATTTTACTGGATTCCCACTCCCCGTTTCCACGAGGACAGGTTTCGTGGGAATGACGACGTGGTAATTTTATAGATAATCATTAAAGAGGAAAATGATGGCAGTGCAGGAATTCAAGACGCAGATATTCAAAACCCGGGAACAATGGAAAAGCGGTCTGTTGTATCGTCTAGATACGCTAAAAGGTGGGGGTGTAACCCTTTATTCCATGCTCACATTTGACCAGTGGATTCAGGGGATAAATGGAATAAAGAATCCAGATGGGCTGGCAGTTGATGAATGCGGACAGGTCTATTTTATAGATGGAGAAACCTGCCGATTTTATCGCTATGATTCTGGGACTCAGAGGTTAGAATCTATCCCTTATATCGGTGGCTGTGGTTCTGACCCAGGAAGTTTTAAAAACCCCAAAAGAGTAATTATTGATAAATTTACGCTATGGGTTCTTGATGCCGGAAATAGGAGGATACAGGCCTTCTCAAGGGAAAACTTTCAGATCAAATATATGATAGACAATCTCGAATGGCCGATTGATATGGGATTGGATGACCAGGGACATCTCTCTGTCCTTGATAAAAAAGAGAAGCAAACCTTTAAAATTCTTACATATGATGGCAATGGACAAGTTGTTGAAAAACATTTTGACGAATCATGTTTGAAAGACCCTGTCGGTTTGGCAGCAGGCAAAGAGAATAATCTTTATGTAATCGACAGGGCACGGAAGGACTTTTTTATATTTACAGAACAGGGAAAATGTTCAGGACCAATTGGAGACCTTACGGGCATATCCAAAGATTTTGATCCCTGCATTATTGTCATCGACAGAAAGGGCAATATATGTATTACAGATAAAAACACCGGTACGATTCATCAATTTGACCCTGATG
Encoded here:
- a CDS encoding putative baseplate assembly protein; protein product: MEDKEIMGLPIPNLDDKTFDELAQEARSLIARYTPEWTDHNVHDPGITFIDLFSWLAEMQIYQLNRVTEKNYEKFLKLVGFQPLPARPAGVDITFEKITQEETIKAGTQVVTGVSEEKIVFETEEDFTLIQLNLKSIITKYDSKTIDNTEANKKDGIYFAPFGETPVEGATLELGFNNPLPGEKEIQIIFVLPDEGICSVGSHGDEQSKIILSVDLKWEYWDGGRWDALSIKKDTTLALTGSGRIVLIGPPSMDKKDSLYWIRCRLVSGHYEISPRIEQILLNTISAIQIETVKEEDLGTGSGNPEQKIVLKKINVAKGSQTIQVQREDGEWEDCKAVEDFESSGPDDLHYMFDSEKGEIIFGNGLNGRIPFKSQRIRASYKTTLGQKGNIPKGQNFQIVGLMGITGENLKEATGGKAAESIEYAKTRAKKDFRIPYRAITSADYEELALSTPGLRVARAKAIPNYNPDYPCISNFPGSVTVVVVPCVREDTITPVPGGGFIQTVLNHLNIHRLVTTDVYVIGPEYVKVSVVGKVRIKKKSSPTEVSNRIQKALRDFLNPLKRSQDQNEWPFGRSVYPSEIYQIIDKVEGVDYAIDVSLSAGGQYQEAEGIIEIPPVALVYSGIHEVEII